In Labrus bergylta chromosome 1, fLabBer1.1, whole genome shotgun sequence, one genomic interval encodes:
- the cdkn2a/b gene encoding cyclin-dependent kinase 4 inhibitor B: MTMTLEDELTAAAAKGNTADVEDLLRKGAQVNGLNHFGRSALQVMMMGSTPVARLLLTHGANPNVADRSTEHTPLHDAARMGFLDTVKLLVEFKANPQARDKDNLRPRDLAGKYGYTNVVDFLDSLE, encoded by the exons ATGACAATGACTCTGGAGGATGAGCTGACAGCTGCTGCAGCGAAGGGGAACACGGCAGATGTGGAGGATCTTCTGCGGAAAGGAGCTCAAGTTAACGGGCTCAATCATTTCGGACGATCCGCACTACAG gtgatgatgatgggcAGCACGCCGGTGGCACGGCTGTTACTTACGCACGGAGCGAATCCCAACGTGGCGGACCGCAGCACCGAGCACACCCCGCTGCACGACGCGGCCAGGATGGGCTTCCTGGACACCGTGAAGCTGCTGGTGGAGTTCAAAGCAAACCCGCAGGCCAGGGACAAGGACAACCTTCGGCCTAGAGATTTGGCCGGTAAATACGGCTATACAAATGTGGTTGATTTTCTGGATTCTCTGGAATAA
- the mtap gene encoding S-methyl-5'-thioadenosine phosphorylase codes for MASTVPIKIGIIGGSGLDDPDILEGRTERYVDTPYGKPSDALILGKIKNVECVLLARHGRQHTIMPSNVNYQANIWALKEEGCTHLLVTTACGSLREEIQPGDIVIIDQFIDRTSKRAQTLYDGQATSPTGVCHIPMAEPFCNRTREVLVEVARSLGVKCHVRGTMLSIEGPRFSSRAESLMFRQWGADVINMTTVPEVVLAKEAGLCYASIAMATDYDCWKEHEEAVCVDNVLKTMKENANKASSILLTAIPQISQMDWAQTMKTLKSMAQSSVMLPKH; via the exons ATGGCTTCAACGGTACCCATTAAG ATTGGAATAATTGGTGGTTCAGGCCTTGATGATCCGGATATCTTGGAGGGGAGGACTGAACGTTATGTGGACACCCCATATGGAAAG CCGTCAGACGCTCTGATTCTGGGGAAGATCAAAAATGTGGAATGCGTGCTCCTTGCAAG GCATGGGAGACAACACACTATAATGCCGTCTAATGTGAACTACCAGGCCAACATCTGGGCATTGAAAGAAGAAGGCTGTACACATCTGTTGGTGACAACAGCTTGTGGCTCACTGCGGGAGGAGATTCAGCCAGGAGACATTGTCATTATAGATCAGTTCATTGATAG aaCTTCCAAGAGAGCTCAGACGCTCTATGACGGACAGGCCACCAGTCCTACCGGAGTGTGTCACATCCCCATGGCTGAGCCTTTCTGCAACAGAACCAGAGAA GTTTTGGTGGAGGTGGCGCGGAGCCTTGGGGTAAAGTGCCATGTACGAGGGACCATGCTGTCCATCGAGGGGCCTCGCTTCTCCTCGAGGGCCGAGAGCCTGATGTTCCGCCAGTGGGGTGCTGACGTCATCAACATGACAACTGTGCCAGAGGTGGTCCTCGCCAAGGAGGCTGGCCTGTGCTATGCCAGCATCGCCATGGCAACAGACTACGACTGTTGGAAGGAACATGAGGAGGCG GTCTGTGTTGACAACGTACTCAAGACAATGAAGGAAAACGCCAACAAAGCCAGCAGTATCCTGCTCACCGCAATACCCCAGATTAGTCAGATGGACTGGGCTCAGACAATGAAGACCTTGAAA TCAATGGCACAATCTTCAGTAATGTTACCAAAACACTAA